A genome region from Mercenaria mercenaria strain notata chromosome 11, MADL_Memer_1, whole genome shotgun sequence includes the following:
- the LOC128546864 gene encoding uncharacterized protein LOC128546864, translated as MPDKLSKARKLYACLEKVADSKDDDQTYDIVKKKFKRFFKKKISDVLFQTPLLHGHITDADREKKSTEEPKEDVPINGESVLLRALLIPTISCSEKFTSVDYIINKLIDHVPEMILHNNKYTNEITGKVYSSITPLHVAILKEDSKLLYRAGHMLTKKGDKLEHVIDKINGIDANEEKYQNTLMMAGTPLGVATLTCNVEIFCLILSHFHSELTVVNEKGDNVVHSLIKCTHRNPDPLYKEKSKSMLNFILNMKWRECIKGKPGAAREETRLLLMMKNEEKLTPLQLAAKREQNELFEIILQHEVYCLKDSVDCTHNVKYDITEIETLALEAEDSNDKHEHLQTGRHESILEYVALQDTESAFRFADFLPVRKVIRAKWQYYRYLFYGWFAFHLVFISLLTVVALRRSELVSAPDNSANQTLRQTKLFLDIS; from the exons ATGCCAGACAAACTTTCAAAGGCACGAAAATTATATGCTTGTTTAGAAAAAGTTGCTGATTCAAAGGACGACGATCAGACATATGACATCGTTAAGAAAAAATTCAAACgctttttcaaaaagaaaatctCAGACGTCCTTTTCCAAACGCCTCTGCTTCATGGTCATATAACGGATGCTGACAGAGAAAAGAAGTCAACCGAAGAACCAAAAGAAGATGTGCCTATTAATGGAGAATCAGTGCTGCTTCGCGCTTTATTGATACCTACCATTTCTTGTAGTGAAAAATTTACTTCTGTTGATTACATTATTAACAAGCTTATAGATCATGTCCCAGAAATGATTCTTCATAACAACAAGTATACGAACGAAATAACTGGTAAAGTGTACAGTAGTATTACTCCGCTGCACGTCGCAATTTTGAAAGAAGACTCAAAGCTGCTTTACAGAGCAGGTCATATGTTAACAAAAAAAGGAGACAAACTTGAACatgttattgataaaataaatggCATCGACGCAAATGAGGAAAAATATCAGAATACGCTTATGATGGCGGGAACCCCTCTTGGAGTAGCAACACTTACATGCAATGTAGAAATTTTTTGTCTAATACTGTCGCATTTTCATTCGGAATTGACAGTTGTAAATGAAAAAGGAGACAATGTCGTTcattctttgattaaatgcacACATCGTAACCCAGATCCGTTGTACAAAGAGAAATCTAAATctatgttaaattttattttgaacatgaaatgGAGGGAGTGTATAAAAGGAAAACCTGGTGCTGCAAGGGAAGAAACACGTCTTTTACTTATGATGAAAAACGAAGAAAAACTCACACCTCTGCAGTTGGCTGCCAAACGAGAGCAGAATGAGCTGTTCGAAATAATCCTACAACATGAG GTTTACTGCCTGAAAGACTCAGTCGATTGTACACATAATGTTAAATATGACATCACAGAAATTGAAACTCTCGCTTTAGAGGCTGAAGACAGCAATGACAAACACGAACATTTGCAAACCGGCCGTCATGAGTCTATTCTTGAGTACGTTGCGCTGCAGGACACAGAATCCGCTTTTAGATTTGCCGACTTTCTACCAGTCAGGAAAGTTATCAGAGCAAAATGGCAATATTACAGATATCTGTTTTACGGATGGTTTGCCTTTCATTTAGTTTTCATTAGTCTTTTAACGGTTGTAGCGTTAAGAAGGTCAGAACTGGTTTCAGCACCAGACAATAGCGCAAACCAAACTCTACGACAGACAAAGCTATTTTTAGATATATCGTGA